The following coding sequences lie in one Flagellimonas eckloniae genomic window:
- the nrfA gene encoding ammonia-forming cytochrome c nitrite reductase has protein sequence MKNKVLFVVTIVVVFLLGLLASSVINRKSEAKYQYVPQVDIGENEPRNEEWGKNYPREYQSWLQTSETSFASFQGGSAMRDVLEEDPRLVVLFAGYGFSKDYNQGRGHFYAIDDIRNTLRTGGPKGPGDGPMPATCWTCKSPDVPRLMNEKGIAEFYEGKWADKGTEIVNPIGCADCHDPNSMKLRITRPALVEAFDSMGKDINKATHQEMRSLVCAQCHVEYYFDKKKPGAEGTPYLTFPWKNGMNVEAMEEYYDEMEFSDWTHKISKAPMLKAQHPGYETYLTGVHADRGVSCADCHMPYKSEGGQKFTDHHLQSPLNNIANSCQVCHRQEADKLRANVYERQQKATENRLKLEDLLVKSHIEAAKAWELGATDEQMKDILTDIRHAQWRWDYAAAAHGASFHSPVETARVLGGGLNIAQEARVKLARLLATLGFNQEVPMPDIASKEKAQEFIGLDMEKLIKEKEEFKTNLLPKWLEEAKAREDKMDSKAVSMTNK, from the coding sequence ATGAAAAATAAAGTCTTGTTTGTTGTTACAATTGTAGTGGTCTTTCTATTGGGCTTGCTTGCTTCAAGCGTGATCAATAGGAAGAGTGAGGCCAAATACCAATATGTACCGCAGGTAGATATTGGTGAGAATGAACCTCGAAATGAAGAATGGGGAAAAAACTACCCAAGGGAATACCAATCGTGGTTGCAAACATCTGAAACTTCCTTTGCCTCCTTCCAAGGGGGTTCCGCCATGCGCGATGTCCTTGAAGAAGATCCACGACTGGTCGTACTATTTGCTGGATATGGTTTTTCTAAAGACTATAATCAAGGCCGTGGACATTTTTATGCCATAGATGATATTAGAAATACATTGCGTACAGGAGGGCCAAAAGGCCCAGGAGATGGACCAATGCCAGCTACTTGTTGGACATGCAAAAGTCCTGATGTTCCCCGTTTGATGAACGAAAAAGGTATTGCAGAATTCTATGAAGGAAAATGGGCAGATAAGGGAACAGAAATTGTAAACCCAATTGGCTGTGCCGATTGCCATGACCCTAATAGTATGAAGTTACGTATCACAAGACCTGCACTTGTAGAGGCTTTTGATTCAATGGGCAAGGATATCAATAAGGCCACCCACCAGGAAATGCGTTCTTTGGTCTGTGCCCAATGCCACGTAGAGTATTATTTCGATAAGAAAAAACCTGGAGCGGAAGGCACACCATACCTAACTTTCCCCTGGAAGAATGGAATGAACGTGGAAGCCATGGAAGAATATTATGATGAAATGGAATTTTCGGATTGGACACATAAAATCAGCAAGGCACCGATGTTAAAAGCACAACATCCAGGTTACGAAACCTATCTTACCGGTGTACACGCTGACCGCGGCGTTTCTTGTGCCGATTGCCATATGCCCTATAAAAGCGAAGGCGGACAGAAATTTACCGACCACCATTTGCAATCGCCACTAAACAATATTGCGAATTCCTGTCAAGTGTGTCACAGACAAGAAGCAGATAAATTGAGAGCCAATGTTTACGAAAGACAACAAAAAGCAACTGAGAATAGATTGAAATTGGAAGATCTTTTGGTAAAATCGCATATTGAAGCAGCAAAAGCATGGGAATTAGGTGCTACAGATGAACAAATGAAAGATATTCTCACAGATATTCGTCACGCACAATGGCGTTGGGACTATGCAGCCGCAGCACATGGAGCATCATTCCATTCTCCGGTAGAGACAGCAAGAGTCTTGGGTGGTGGACTCAACATTGCGCAAGAAGCTAGAGTCAAGTTAGCGCGATTGTTGGCGACCTTAGGTTTTAATCAGGAGGTTCCTATGCCAGATATTGCATCTAAGGAAAAAGCACAAGAATTTATCGGTTTGGATATGGAAAAACTCATCAAAGAAAAAGAGGAGTTTAAAACCAATTTACTACCCAAATGGCTAGAGGAAGCCAAAGCCCGTGAGGATAAAATGGATTCCAAAGCAGTAAGCATGACCAATAAGTAG
- the ccsA gene encoding cytochrome c biogenesis protein CcsA gives MKIFYRIFSSPVLALVLLLVFAIAMGTATFIENDFGTATAWIKVYDASWFELVMLGLGLCFAANIYKYKLWRKEKWAILLFHIAFIVILIGAGITRYDSYGGIMRIREGASSNTIISDKNYLQIHLSNGKQTKHLERELYFSPLTDNNFSIQTDLESIPIAISHKQFVADAIPEIVDDPENGVPLLQMVVTSGNGRETLFLKKGEIEEIGSHKHKIGFEAEGEDVINLIENDDQFQMLTPHQLDFFIMADQTAGIIKGDTLQPMTLRTLYRSGDLSFVPLSFHESGKIDIVSSAEKPKDNDKVKDDALVLNVGVGDQTEEVTLLYRDGFLPTTHEVMVNGTNVSLSYGAKPLETPFSVQLNDFQLERYPGSESPSAYASEVTVLDGDTKMPFRIFMNNVLDYGGFRFYQASYDTDEKGTVLSVNHDALGTNVTYAGYFLMMIGMFFTLFGKSSHFMAINKKLKKLKTKKVVTALFLIGMMSTNLQAQQPNDTISISELVAHQVIEKQHAALFGRLMVQDLDGRIKPINTLASEFLRKVSRKPYFKFKSDGEEVRLDANQVFLAMHVAPGAWQQIPIIKIDKKKGGSFFEALKITGEGLIAFDDLINPSGDYVLTKVAEEANAKKPAEHNEFDKEILKVDERFNILFNIFSGNYLKIYPNSLDEKDTWYSYTHHFKDFPAEDARFVQTITPSYFNDLAAKKWATATEKLSYIDTYQSTLGKDIIPNDQRVEAELWYNEMNLNFWLFQVFFTLGFVLLVLALAKIFVQKRFMDALWNILVVLSLVSFLVFTGNILLRWYVAQHAPWSNGYEMLVFVAWVLMLCGLMTFRKSDFSLPLAALFTGSLLFVSYLDWLSPEITNLMPVLKSFWLKVHVATIISSYAPLALSAVLGFMVLILMIIETKKSEKAIAIRIKELTYINEISMTIGLFVLAVGTFLGGIWANESWGRYWAWDPKETWALISIIIYAVVLHLRFIPALKSRYTLNMASVFAFGSIIMTSFGVNYYLSGLHSYAAGDPVPVPKFIYVVIVIVVITSVLAYLKQRKSYSVSI, from the coding sequence ATGAAAATATTCTATCGTATTTTTTCTTCGCCAGTATTGGCACTTGTTTTATTGTTGGTTTTCGCCATAGCCATGGGCACTGCTACTTTTATAGAAAACGATTTTGGTACCGCTACAGCGTGGATTAAGGTATACGACGCCAGTTGGTTTGAGCTGGTCATGCTGGGTTTAGGGCTTTGTTTTGCTGCCAATATTTATAAATACAAACTTTGGCGCAAAGAAAAATGGGCCATCCTTCTTTTTCATATTGCTTTTATCGTAATCTTAATTGGTGCCGGTATTACGAGGTATGATTCCTACGGAGGTATCATGCGCATCAGGGAAGGAGCTTCCTCAAATACAATTATTTCCGATAAGAATTATTTGCAAATCCACCTATCCAACGGAAAGCAAACCAAACATTTGGAACGGGAACTTTACTTTTCTCCTTTGACGGATAATAATTTTTCTATTCAAACCGATTTAGAGTCCATCCCAATTGCCATTTCGCATAAGCAATTTGTAGCCGATGCTATCCCCGAAATTGTCGATGACCCTGAAAATGGAGTTCCCTTATTGCAAATGGTGGTTACCTCAGGAAATGGCAGGGAAACATTATTCCTGAAAAAAGGAGAAATTGAAGAAATAGGAAGCCATAAGCATAAAATAGGTTTTGAGGCAGAAGGAGAAGATGTTATAAATCTTATAGAAAATGATGACCAATTCCAGATGTTGACGCCACATCAGCTCGACTTTTTTATTATGGCCGACCAAACTGCAGGTATTATTAAAGGTGATACCCTGCAACCTATGACCTTGCGGACCTTGTACCGCTCAGGCGATTTGTCTTTTGTGCCGCTATCCTTTCATGAATCTGGAAAAATTGACATCGTAAGCTCGGCTGAAAAACCAAAAGACAATGATAAGGTTAAGGACGATGCTTTAGTTCTGAATGTAGGAGTAGGTGACCAAACAGAAGAAGTAACCTTGCTCTATCGTGACGGCTTTTTACCTACTACACATGAAGTTATGGTAAATGGCACCAATGTGAGTTTATCGTATGGAGCCAAACCTCTTGAAACACCATTTTCGGTACAGTTGAATGATTTTCAATTGGAACGATATCCTGGTTCTGAGAGTCCATCCGCCTATGCCAGCGAGGTTACCGTTTTGGATGGAGATACCAAGATGCCTTTCCGAATTTTCATGAACAATGTTTTGGATTATGGTGGATTTCGTTTCTACCAAGCCAGCTACGACACCGACGAAAAAGGAACGGTTTTATCCGTTAACCATGATGCTTTGGGCACCAACGTTACCTATGCGGGTTATTTTCTAATGATGATTGGCATGTTCTTTACGCTATTTGGAAAGAGTTCCCATTTTATGGCCATCAACAAAAAGCTCAAAAAATTAAAAACGAAAAAAGTAGTTACCGCCTTATTCCTGATTGGGATGATGAGCACAAATCTTCAGGCGCAGCAGCCGAATGATACCATTTCGATTTCTGAGTTAGTCGCACATCAAGTCATTGAGAAACAGCATGCGGCGCTCTTTGGTCGGTTGATGGTACAAGATTTAGATGGAAGGATAAAACCAATCAATACCTTGGCCTCGGAATTTTTACGCAAAGTTTCCCGTAAACCCTATTTCAAATTCAAAAGTGATGGTGAAGAAGTTCGTTTGGATGCCAATCAGGTATTCCTTGCTATGCATGTTGCTCCAGGAGCTTGGCAACAGATTCCCATAATAAAAATAGATAAGAAAAAAGGTGGAAGTTTTTTCGAAGCCCTAAAAATTACTGGTGAAGGCTTAATTGCCTTTGATGATTTAATAAATCCTAGTGGCGATTATGTACTTACCAAAGTGGCGGAAGAGGCTAACGCTAAAAAGCCGGCAGAGCATAACGAGTTTGATAAAGAGATACTCAAGGTAGATGAACGTTTTAATATTTTATTCAACATTTTTTCGGGCAACTATTTAAAAATTTACCCCAACAGTCTAGATGAGAAGGATACGTGGTATAGTTATACCCATCATTTTAAGGACTTTCCTGCTGAGGATGCACGTTTTGTACAAACCATAACCCCATCTTATTTTAATGATTTGGCAGCCAAAAAATGGGCGACGGCAACAGAGAAGTTGTCCTATATTGATACCTATCAAAGCACCTTGGGCAAAGATATTATTCCTAACGATCAGCGAGTGGAAGCCGAGTTGTGGTATAATGAAATGAACCTCAATTTTTGGTTGTTCCAAGTATTTTTCACTTTAGGATTTGTACTGCTGGTATTGGCCTTGGCCAAAATATTCGTTCAAAAACGTTTCATGGATGCACTATGGAATATTCTCGTTGTCCTTTCCTTGGTTAGTTTTCTTGTATTTACAGGAAATATTTTACTGCGTTGGTATGTAGCACAACATGCACCTTGGAGTAACGGTTACGAAATGCTGGTCTTTGTGGCTTGGGTATTAATGCTCTGCGGATTAATGACCTTCCGAAAATCAGATTTCTCATTGCCATTGGCAGCACTATTTACAGGCTCGTTGCTATTCGTAAGTTATCTGGATTGGTTGAGTCCAGAGATTACAAATTTAATGCCTGTATTAAAATCCTTCTGGCTAAAAGTGCATGTAGCAACTATTATTAGTAGTTATGCCCCTCTGGCACTATCTGCGGTTTTGGGCTTTATGGTCTTGATTCTTATGATTATAGAAACCAAAAAATCTGAGAAAGCGATAGCGATTCGCATTAAAGAACTCACTTATATTAATGAAATATCCATGACCATTGGTTTGTTTGTGTTGGCCGTCGGAACTTTTCTAGGTGGTATTTGGGCCAATGAATCTTGGGGTCGCTACTGGGCTTGGGATCCTAAAGAGACTTGGGCCTTGATTTCTATTATTATCTATGCTGTGGTATTGCACCTTCGTTTTATTCCTGCTTTAAAAAGTAGGTATACTCTAAATATGGCCAGCGTTTTTGCCTTTGGTTCTATTATTATGACCTCTTTTGGTGTAAACTATTATTTATCTGGACTGCACAGTTATGCAGCAGGGGACCCTGTACCTGTTCCTAAATTTATTTATGTGGTTATAGTAATTGTGGTTATTACAAGTGTTTTAGCATACCTTAAACAAAGGAAGTCATATTCTGTAAGCATCTAA
- a CDS encoding potassium channel family protein, producing MKDRLYNIRFDFFFITQLAVLFGSLFIPGEIFDKSIAPILFLLNLIAGILLISKRKELFWFFLILLIASSIIFGLAQTHGEMTLDVSYIQFGIYFAFYLLITFEIIKQVWYSHAVDKKVILGMISGFISLGLIGFFIYMSIELTNPNSFEGGLLHMGETHPNTLTEQLMYFSFITLLTIGYGDIAPMTPLAQKASILIGLVGQFYLVIVTAVVVGKFINQNNTNKKK from the coding sequence ATGAAAGACAGACTTTATAACATACGATTTGATTTTTTCTTTATTACGCAGTTGGCAGTACTCTTCGGGTCTCTATTTATTCCTGGGGAAATTTTCGATAAAAGTATCGCACCCATCTTATTCTTGCTTAATCTAATTGCGGGGATACTTTTAATTTCCAAGCGAAAGGAGTTGTTCTGGTTCTTTTTGATTCTATTAATCGCCAGCAGTATTATTTTTGGTCTTGCCCAAACCCATGGTGAAATGACCTTGGATGTTAGTTATATACAATTTGGAATCTATTTTGCTTTTTACTTGTTGATTACCTTTGAGATTATTAAACAGGTATGGTATTCCCATGCGGTTGATAAAAAGGTTATTCTTGGCATGATAAGCGGGTTTATCAGTCTAGGTCTGATTGGATTTTTCATATATATGTCGATTGAACTGACCAATCCAAATTCTTTTGAAGGAGGGCTTTTGCATATGGGAGAAACCCATCCCAACACCTTGACGGAACAGCTAATGTATTTCAGTTTTATCACCTTGTTAACAATTGGCTATGGAGATATTGCCCCTATGACCCCTTTGGCACAGAAAGCAAGCATTTTGATTGGACTTGTAGGGCAGTTCTATCTTGTAATTGTGACCGCAGTAGTTGTGGGAAAGTTTATCAATCAGAATAACACCAACAAAAAAAAATAG
- a CDS encoding DUF3575 domain-containing protein: MRTPIHILILLLLLQTTFSNAQRATDKNHINIDPLLPWAGTYQIQYERAIGHRFSVSISTGYKFSSGNLDISSIDFDRFVTNEFDFKGIKLIPEFRWYFQESHDGLMGFYVGTYFRFQNRKGDIAGTYTAVDNQVSEILIDANLRTFNPGLEVGYKLNLNKGFFIDFIIAGPGLSFNTLELNEVTPVPQAFYDDLTDSLKRLGIIDLIDPDFEINGNQKTELKLIAFRYGIKIGYSF; the protein is encoded by the coding sequence ATGAGAACACCGATTCATATTCTGATTTTGTTACTCCTTTTGCAAACGACTTTCAGCAATGCACAGCGGGCAACAGATAAAAACCATATAAATATTGACCCCTTATTGCCTTGGGCAGGTACGTATCAGATTCAATATGAACGTGCGATAGGACATCGTTTTTCAGTAAGCATATCAACAGGTTATAAATTCTCATCTGGTAACCTTGATATTTCTTCTATTGATTTCGATAGATTCGTGACAAACGAGTTTGATTTTAAAGGAATCAAATTAATTCCTGAATTCCGCTGGTATTTTCAAGAATCCCATGATGGACTTATGGGTTTTTATGTAGGCACATATTTTCGATTCCAAAACAGGAAAGGAGATATAGCCGGAACATATACTGCCGTGGATAATCAAGTAAGCGAAATACTTATAGATGCTAACTTACGAACCTTCAATCCCGGATTGGAGGTAGGTTATAAACTGAACTTAAACAAAGGATTCTTTATCGATTTCATTATTGCAGGACCCGGGCTTAGTTTTAATACCTTAGAACTAAATGAAGTAACTCCGGTACCACAAGCTTTTTATGATGATCTTACAGATTCTTTAAAGCGTCTCGGAATTATCGACTTGATAGATCCTGATTTTGAAATAAATGGGAATCAGAAGACAGAATTGAAGCTTATCGCTTTTCGATATGGAATCAAAATAGGTTACTCATTCTAA
- a CDS encoding efflux RND transporter permease subunit codes for MNLTKFSINNNRVVLSILGVVLLMGLVGYQSLSRDSMPPYTIRVASVVSSFPGASPERVEELVTDKIEKVAQELPELKKVTSTSRTGLSVVQVELVMQVEPQDLQPVWDRLRRKLNSIEGLPSGVQPQLKDDGIGEVFGIAVGLTSDGYSFADMKTYADDIRDDLIKLEDAAKVEINGDQEERVFVEFDNVKLKSYGLTSSRLQQLISNTNILSSGGQINVEDERIILEPTGNFDNVTDIEEMLIPVGEGGQVVPLKDITNVRKGYINPPTQIVRINGKEALSLHVSLKSGANIIKLGEELDGVLDIWRGKLPVGLELNRLASIDSYIDLKISDFIGNLLQSIGIVLAVMLFFLGLRTGLVIASLIPIVTITTLFIMGLIDVGLNQITLAALIMALGMMVDNGIVVAESIMVKMENGADVKKAAIDSCSELFTPLLISTLTTSAAFLSFYMAESVMGDIMGPIFVVITIALLSSWIIALSIITLFCVFFLKIKKKEEGKEGFLDRLINGLKAKYKDLILVALNWKRTVLFGIVGLFVLSILGFGLLAFVFFPDSDRNMITADVNLPEGTKIERTQEMVTAIETFMKSTLQVSDNNPDGIVDWSAYIGEGPSTYDLGYNPDEANSNYAHILINTSNFLVNNEMVKKLDSFSFNTFPNADIKVGLLGSGGGGTPIEIKVSGDDPDKLAEISQTIKTKLFGISGTKNIKDDWGPKGKKFIIDIDQNKAQLAGVTNQDIATSLQTVLDGFTTGEYREEDKSIPIVMLSDQNKQQSLASLETLNIYAQSSGKSVPLLQVASIIPQWQYTRIKRLNLTRTINISSELTEGGNASAITAEITPWLEEQVAIWGSGYSYKLGGDAESTAENMGAVASYLPLSAFIIVMLLIIQFNSFRKMVMIVCTIPLGIIGMVLGLLIFNVPFGFMAFLGVISLAGIVINNAIVLVDRIEIEENEIKRKPQDAIIAACLQRFRPILLATFTTVLGLIPLYLGGGEMWEPMAVTIMVGLLFGTVITLLFIPAFYSVLYKVNYKGYKFNKALLE; via the coding sequence ATGAATCTTACCAAATTTTCCATCAATAACAACAGGGTTGTATTAAGTATTCTAGGAGTTGTTTTGCTTATGGGGTTGGTCGGCTATCAAAGCCTTTCACGAGATAGTATGCCACCATATACCATTCGCGTCGCTTCAGTGGTTTCTTCTTTTCCAGGTGCAAGCCCTGAACGTGTTGAAGAACTGGTCACCGATAAAATTGAAAAAGTGGCCCAAGAACTTCCCGAACTAAAAAAGGTCACAAGTACTTCTAGAACTGGCCTTTCAGTGGTTCAAGTAGAACTGGTCATGCAGGTTGAGCCTCAGGATCTGCAACCCGTTTGGGACAGGCTTCGAAGAAAGTTAAACAGTATTGAAGGTCTTCCCAGTGGGGTCCAGCCTCAATTAAAGGATGATGGTATCGGAGAAGTTTTTGGTATCGCAGTGGGCCTAACAAGTGACGGATATTCATTTGCTGATATGAAGACATATGCTGATGATATCAGGGATGATTTAATCAAACTTGAAGATGCAGCAAAAGTTGAAATAAATGGAGATCAGGAAGAACGCGTTTTTGTGGAATTTGACAATGTAAAACTCAAAAGTTATGGGTTGACTTCCAGTCGTCTGCAGCAACTCATCAGCAATACCAATATTTTAAGCTCTGGAGGGCAAATTAATGTAGAAGACGAACGCATTATTCTCGAACCAACAGGAAACTTTGATAATGTTACTGACATTGAAGAAATGTTAATCCCTGTTGGGGAAGGAGGTCAAGTCGTTCCTCTTAAGGATATTACCAATGTTCGAAAAGGATACATTAACCCACCGACACAAATAGTACGAATCAATGGTAAAGAAGCCCTGTCACTTCATGTTTCTTTAAAATCTGGTGCAAACATTATAAAGCTTGGAGAAGAATTGGATGGTGTGCTTGATATTTGGAGGGGAAAACTGCCTGTAGGACTGGAGTTGAATAGATTGGCCTCCATAGATTCTTATATCGACTTAAAGATTAGTGATTTTATTGGAAACCTTTTGCAATCCATAGGTATAGTACTGGCGGTCATGCTTTTTTTCCTTGGACTGCGAACAGGTTTGGTTATCGCTAGTTTAATTCCCATTGTGACCATAACTACGCTTTTCATCATGGGCTTGATCGATGTTGGTCTTAACCAAATCACTTTGGCCGCCTTGATTATGGCCTTGGGTATGATGGTGGACAATGGAATTGTGGTTGCGGAATCGATTATGGTCAAGATGGAAAATGGCGCGGACGTAAAAAAAGCCGCAATAGATTCCTGTTCTGAACTCTTCACACCCTTATTGATTTCGACACTAACAACATCAGCAGCCTTTTTATCCTTTTATATGGCAGAATCCGTTATGGGTGATATCATGGGGCCAATTTTTGTGGTAATTACCATAGCGTTGCTCTCCTCATGGATTATAGCTTTGAGCATTATTACCTTATTCTGCGTGTTCTTTTTGAAGATTAAAAAGAAGGAAGAAGGAAAAGAGGGCTTTTTGGACCGTTTGATAAATGGTTTGAAAGCCAAATACAAAGATTTAATATTAGTTGCGCTCAACTGGAAGCGAACGGTACTTTTTGGTATTGTTGGACTTTTTGTGCTATCGATTTTAGGTTTTGGATTGTTGGCCTTTGTATTCTTTCCTGACAGTGACCGTAATATGATCACTGCAGACGTGAATCTTCCCGAAGGCACAAAGATTGAACGCACACAAGAAATGGTTACTGCCATTGAAACGTTCATGAAAAGTACACTCCAAGTTTCTGATAACAACCCAGACGGGATTGTTGATTGGTCAGCTTATATAGGTGAAGGACCATCTACCTATGATTTAGGATATAACCCTGATGAAGCGAACTCCAACTACGCGCATATCCTAATAAATACCTCCAATTTTTTGGTAAATAATGAGATGGTCAAAAAACTGGATTCCTTTAGTTTCAATACTTTCCCCAATGCGGATATTAAAGTAGGCCTTCTGGGTTCAGGTGGTGGTGGAACACCTATTGAAATTAAAGTTTCAGGTGATGATCCAGATAAATTGGCAGAAATATCCCAAACTATAAAAACCAAGTTGTTCGGAATTTCTGGCACCAAGAATATCAAAGATGATTGGGGACCAAAAGGAAAAAAATTCATCATTGACATCGACCAAAATAAGGCACAGCTTGCAGGTGTGACCAATCAAGATATTGCGACTTCTTTGCAAACCGTATTGGATGGATTTACGACAGGGGAATATCGCGAGGAAGATAAATCCATTCCCATTGTAATGTTAAGCGACCAAAACAAACAACAATCCTTAGCCTCTTTGGAAACATTGAACATTTATGCACAAAGTTCAGGTAAAAGTGTTCCTTTATTACAAGTAGCATCCATAATTCCACAATGGCAGTACACTCGTATCAAACGTTTGAATCTTACGCGTACAATAAATATTTCAAGTGAATTGACCGAAGGTGGTAATGCCTCGGCAATTACAGCTGAAATTACACCTTGGCTAGAGGAGCAGGTGGCAATCTGGGGTTCTGGATATAGTTATAAGCTTGGTGGAGATGCTGAAAGCACTGCTGAGAATATGGGAGCGGTTGCCAGTTATTTGCCTTTGTCTGCTTTTATTATTGTGATGTTATTGATTATTCAATTCAACTCTTTTAGGAAAATGGTTATGATTGTTTGTACCATACCATTGGGAATTATAGGAATGGTATTGGGCTTATTGATTTTTAATGTTCCCTTTGGATTTATGGCCTTTTTAGGTGTGATTTCTTTGGCTGGAATTGTCATTAACAATGCCATCGTTCTGGTGGATAGAATTGAGATAGAGGAAAATGAAATAAAACGTAAGCCTCAGGATGCCATTATAGCCGCTTGTCTACAGCGTTTTCGACCAATACTGTTGGCAACATTTACAACAGTGTTGGGCTTAATACCACTCTATTTAGGTGGCGGAGAAATGTGGGAGCCCATGGCCGTGACCATTATGGTAGGTTTATTGTTTGGCACGGTTATCACCTTATTGTTTATTCCAGCTTTTTATAGTGTTCTTTACAAGGTGAACTATAAAGGGTATAAGTTTAATAAGGCTCTTTTGGAATAA
- a CDS encoding efflux RND transporter periplasmic adaptor subunit, which yields MKYFRHSLLLITTILAFSSCKKEEKKKEEVLRPVSFQLVGTSDASKVRSFSGTAKASDEIGLSFRSGGVITKVNHWKGAKVKKGDVVARLDNVEANLAYEQSVSALNSANSAMKTAKSALERVKSLYESGSQSLSDYEAAKNSYQSALDQYESAKRNKSIQATQVSYGIIRAPKDGVIAWTDGAVDERVSSGHQFALLNAGDDLKIEVGLPESLVNRVNVGMETDLEFSAIEQGSFKGTVIEVSPAIDQNSSTYITAIGIVNPSADIKPGMAANVTFDFGSSDATIDNSLVVPVKAVGEDSNGNYVFIIETDDDKVGVVKKQTIEVGEITSDGFKISSGLDGGEKIATAGLQTLLDGQKVRLQ from the coding sequence ATGAAATATTTCCGTCATAGCCTGTTGCTGATCACAACAATTTTGGCATTTAGTTCCTGTAAAAAAGAAGAGAAAAAGAAAGAAGAAGTACTTCGACCTGTTAGTTTTCAATTGGTGGGTACTTCAGATGCCAGTAAAGTGCGCTCTTTTAGTGGAACGGCCAAGGCCAGTGATGAGATAGGTCTGAGCTTTAGGAGTGGTGGTGTAATCACCAAAGTGAATCATTGGAAGGGCGCTAAAGTAAAGAAAGGAGATGTGGTTGCAAGGCTGGACAATGTAGAGGCAAATTTAGCTTACGAACAGTCCGTGTCTGCTCTCAACAGTGCAAATTCGGCAATGAAAACAGCCAAATCAGCTCTAGAACGTGTAAAGTCATTGTACGAAAGCGGCAGCCAATCGCTAAGTGATTATGAAGCAGCCAAAAACTCCTACCAATCTGCTTTGGATCAATATGAGTCAGCAAAGCGAAACAAAAGCATACAGGCCACCCAAGTTAGTTATGGTATAATCAGGGCACCCAAAGATGGGGTAATTGCCTGGACGGATGGAGCAGTGGATGAACGCGTGTCTTCAGGACATCAATTTGCACTTTTAAATGCCGGTGATGATTTAAAAATTGAGGTAGGATTGCCTGAATCCTTGGTCAATAGAGTAAATGTCGGAATGGAAACGGATTTAGAATTTTCTGCAATCGAACAAGGTTCTTTCAAGGGTACGGTCATTGAAGTTTCTCCAGCAATTGATCAGAACTCCTCTACCTACATAACAGCTATCGGAATCGTAAATCCCTCCGCTGATATTAAACCGGGTATGGCCGCAAATGTCACATTCGATTTTGGTTCAAGTGATGCAACCATAGACAATTCCTTGGTAGTTCCCGTAAAAGCAGTCGGAGAAGATAGTAATGGAAACTACGTGTTTATTATTGAGACGGATGATGACAAGGTTGGCGTGGTCAAAAAACAAACGATAGAAGTGGGAGAAATAACCAGCGATGGTTTTAAAATCAGTAGTGGACTAGATGGAGGGGAAAAAATAGCTACCGCGGGATTACAAACTTTATTGGACGGTCAAAAAGTAAGATTGCAATAG